The following nucleotide sequence is from Romeriopsis navalis LEGE 11480.
CTAAAAACCGCTCGCGATCGCCCTCCATCGCATGGGCCGTCACCAAAATCACCGGCAACGACTGCGTTTGGGGATCAGCTTTCAACATTTGGGTCAGACGAATGCCATCAACCGCTTTACCCTGATACATGCTGTGGGAGAGTGAAACATCCATCAACACGATATCGGCTGCCTGCGATTGCGCAATTTGGAGGACTTCTTCAGCATCTTCGGTATGCTTCACCGCCAACCCTGCCCGCTTGGTCAGGATTTTCGAAAAAACTCTAGCGTTAATCGGGTCATCTTCTACAATCAAAACCGTTTTCATGGATCAATCGTTTCTGTCTCACAGATTTGCGTATAGGATGTCTCAACGAAAAAGCCAATATTGGCATCAACAGTATCAAGCAAAAAATCAAAACACACTGCGTTAATTTACAACCTAGTTGTGGTTAGTCCGCAAAAATCTTGGCAAAACATCAACAATATCGCAAACCATAATGTTGCCATTCTGTGCAAGAGTCGGTAACGTATCTAAGATTTTTGCTGGGAGAATTAGCCCCCGCAACGGCAATTAGACCGCCCCCTCGATACGCCCTCCAAGTAATGGTAAAGGCGTTCTGCGGCAAAATCATCAATCTTTTGTGAAGTCAGGACAAGACAACCCATGGCAAAACAGTTGGACGTAATCCCAGCCGGACAGGTAATTTCCACATCTCTGCACACAGAGATGCAGCAGTCATACCTGGAATACGCCATGAGTGTGATTGTCGGACGGGCCTTACCCGATGTCCGCGACGGCCTCAAACCGGTGCATCGGCGCATTCTGTATGCCATGCACGAACTGGGTTTAACCCCCGATCGGCCCTACCGGAAATGCGCCCGGGTTGTGGGGGATGTCCTGGGTAAATATCACCCCCATGGTGACCAGTCGGTCTATGACGCACTAGTGCGATTGGTCCAAGAATTTTCGACCCGCTACCCCCTGCTCGGGGGACATGGCAACTTTGGCTCAATTGACGCGGATCCACCAGCGGCGATGCGCTATACCGAAACCCGCCTCGCGGCGGTCGGTAATGAAGGGTTGCTGTCAGAGATTGGCGAAGCGATCGTTGACTTTAGCCCCAACTTTGATAATTCCCAACAGGAACCGACGGTTTTACCAGCCCAACTGCCGTTCCTCTTGCTCAATGGCTCCAACGGTATTGCCGTGGGGATGGCGACCAATATTCCACCCCACAACCTCGGCGAAATTGTCGATGGGCTGATTGCGCTGATCGATCGCCCCACCCTCAGCGACGAAAAATTGATTCAGCTGATTCCCGGACCGGATTTTCCCACGGGCGGGGAGATTCAGGGCAC
It contains:
- a CDS encoding response regulator, producing the protein MKTVLIVEDDPINARVFSKILTKRAGLAVKHTEDAEEVLQIAQSQAADIVLMDVSLSHSMYQGKAVDGIRLTQMLKADPQTQSLPVILVTAHAMEGDRERFLGQSGADDYISKPVVDHESFISQIMALLPAE
- a CDS encoding DNA gyrase subunit A, which encodes MAKQLDVIPAGQVISTSLHTEMQQSYLEYAMSVIVGRALPDVRDGLKPVHRRILYAMHELGLTPDRPYRKCARVVGDVLGKYHPHGDQSVYDALVRLVQEFSTRYPLLGGHGNFGSIDADPPAAMRYTETRLAAVGNEGLLSEIGEAIVDFSPNFDNSQQEPTVLPAQLPFLLLNGSNGIAVGMATNIPPHNLGEIVDGLIALIDRPTLSDEKLIQLIPGPDFPTGGEIQGTDGIWDAYTTGRGSVPMRGVTSIEEIQLGKRRHKRNAIIIT